In Schizosaccharomyces osmophilus chromosome 2, complete sequence, the following proteins share a genomic window:
- the pdi2 gene encoding ER protein disulfide isomerase Pdi2: MKIPLLVTICLWLFALAAAKGVFEFTGLQQLEDGIRSAKKGALIEFYASWCGHCKTLAPIYEELGQAFDENKDILIGKVDADTYGEVGKKYQIRGFPTLIWFPHDGSDPIQYSHARDLDSLTQFVSEKTGVRKLKKNAVPSSVIELESASFDDIVMDDTKDVLVEFYADWCGYCKRLTPIYEKLAAVFKNEPNVKVAKINADVYADVGMKHQVASFPTIKLFQKGRKDEPDAYNGDRSLESLTDYLNEKTGSQRSIDGSLLPSAGRVPVLDEFASEFMDNSRAAREVVLEKVKQFTLENSSRWTQYYRNVFEKALKDENWVTKEAKRLSKILRQKSIALANADDFKARLNILRSFLSTSSDEL; the protein is encoded by the coding sequence ATGAAAATTCCTTTGTTGGTGACGATATGCCTCTGGCTTTTTGCTTTGGCAGCTGCTAAAGGCGTGTTTGAGTTTACTGGCCTTCAACAACTCGAAGATGGAATTCGCTCTGCTAAAAAGGGAGCATTGATTGAATTTTATGCTTCATGGTGTGGCCACTGCAAGACTCTTGCTCCTATATATGAAGAGTTGGGACAAGCATTTGATGAGAATAAGGATATCTTAATCGGTAAAGTCGATGCTGATACGTATGGTGAAGTCGGAAAGAAATATCAAATTCGTGGATTTCCTACGCTCATATGGTTTCCCCATGATGGCTCGGATCCTATTCAGTATTCTCATGCCCGCGATTTGGATAGCCTTACGCAATTCGTTTCTGAGAAGACCGGTGTCAGAAAGCTCAAGAAAAATGCAGTCCCTAGTAGCGTTATTGAATTGGAGTCTGCTAGCTTTGATGATATTGTAATGGATGACACCAAAGACGTCTTGGTGGAATTTTATGCCGACTGGTGTGGCTACTGTAAGCGTTTGACTCCCATTTATGAAAAACTCGCTGCAGTTTTCAAGAATGAACCAAATGTAAAAGTTGCAAAGATTAATGCAGATGTTTATGCCGACGTTGGTATGAAACATCAAGTTGCTAGCTTCCCTACAAtcaaacttttccaaaaaggtCGCAAAGACGAGCCTGATGCCTATAACGGCGATCGTTCTTTGGAAAGCCTGACTGACTACTTAAATGAGAAAACCGGGTCTCAGCGTTCTATTGATGGAAGCTTATTGCCCTCAGCTGGTCGAGTTCCCGTTCTCGATGAGTTTGCTTCAGAGTTCATGGATAACTCTCGGGCTGCCAGGGAGGTTGTTCTCGAAAAGGTAAAGCAATTCACCTTAGAAAATAGCTCTCGCTGGACTCAATATTATAGGAAtgtctttgaaaaagccTTAAAGGATGAAAACTGGGTTACCAAGGAAGCTAAGCGTTTATCTAAGATTTTGCGTCAAAAATCTATTGCTCTTGCTAATGCGGACGATTTCAAAGCACGTCTTAACATTcttcgttcttttctttctaccAGTAGTGATGAGCTTTAA
- the tom22 gene encoding mitochondrial TOM complex subunit Tom22: MVKLEEVVDETEVQTQGQNVSDKEKYIYAEEDVEESDSDESDFEGLEDETMFDRITALKEVIPVTWRVKIADSAKCAVSGVSRLSSFGGKSLWVLSTSALLLGVPFMMSVEDEAQLSEYEKQLKDQRGANEVIAPGATSNALPQ, encoded by the exons ATGGTTAAACTCGAAGAAGTCGTTGACGAAACTGAAGTACAAACCCAGGGTCAAAATGTTAGTGATAAGGAAAAGTACATTTACGCTGAGGAAGACGTTGAAGAATCGGATTCTGATGAATCTGACTTCGAGGGACTTGAAGATGAAACCATGTTCGACCGTATCACTGCTTTGAAGGAAGTTATTCCCGTTACTTGGCGCGTCAAGATCGCTGACAGTGCCAAGTGCGCTGTTTCTGGCGTTTCTCGTCTTTCTAGCTTTGGAGGAAAGTCTCTGTGGGTTCTTTCCACCTCTGCCCTTCTTTTAGGTGTTCCCTTTATGATGTCCGTAGAGGACGAAGCTCAACTTTCTGAATACGAGAAACAATTGAAGGACCAACGTGGTGCTAACGAG GTGATTGCTCCTGGAGCTACTAGCAATGCTCTTCCCcaataa
- the mdm10 gene encoding ERMES and SAM complex subunit Mdm10, translating to MLSFTDYICYEYLKTTNWNVHNLYCNLTQTADNILRFDIPSGINCQLSSLTTPNFVSKCEISAMPILNGSLSYIYSNVDLDNAKVNPLTELQKFYEGYRHVDVPFIHYQGELEDFNLPKKSTLLYGCIFLPSKKLDAIFARRLSPWSLFSVLATNEVDDPNGGTMCFQWQHDTGKRSLELMYETTEAMVGLRALWNLNLKENHMKKRNDSCKSTSNMCWSLGFETYYGILTKCPGASLGMRLHSGPSHLYSPFILTCTLNPIVGHITSTFSTAEPHVKAFSTQYDFNLYSYESKLQIGTELWRGKFLSRTVGENNRSKIQSCTSVLKSVLSTTGEISLLWQARIRNFLLTLGTTAHITKIDPLYFGIHLEYAN from the exons ATGTTGAGCTTCACTGATTACATTTGCTATGAATACCTTAAGACAACGAACTGGAATGTTCATAATTTATACTGCAATCTCACGCAGACAGCCGACA ACATATTAAGATTTGACATCCCTTCCGGAATCAATTGTCAGCTTTCTTCTCTGACGACTCctaattttgtttcaaaatgtGAGATTTCAGCAATGCCAATCCTAAATGGATCTCTTTCATACATTTATAGCAATGTGGATTTAGATAATGCAAAAGTAAATCCCCTTACGGAACTCCAAAAATTTTATGAAGGATACAGACATGTTGACGTTCCGTTTATACATTATCAAGGGGAACTAGAAGACTTCAATCTTCCTAAGAAGTCTACTCTTCTTTATGGATGCATCTTTTTGCCTTCTAAAAAATTGGACGCCATATTTGCGAGGAGACTCTCCCCATGGAGTctattttctgttttggCTACCAACGAGGTTGACGATCCAAATGGAGGAACT ATGTGCTTTCAATGGCAGCATGATACTGGTAAGAGAAGTTTGGAACTAATGTATGAGACGACAGAAGCAATGGTAGGACTCAGAGCCTTATGGaatttaaatttaaaagaaaaccataTGAAAAAACGGAATGATTCCTGCAAAAGCACTTCGAATATGTGTTGGAGTTTGGGCTTCGAAACATACTATGGCATTTTGACGAAATGCCCTGGTGCAAGTTTAGGAATGCGACTGCATAGCGGACCTTCCCATCTTTATTCACCCTTTATTTTAACTTGTACGTTGAATCCAATTGTTGGACATATAACTTCGACCTTTTCGACGGCAGAACCACACGTGAAAGCGTTTAGTACGCAATACGATTTTAATCTTTATTCTTATGAAAGTAAGCTTCAGATAGGAACTGAGCTTTGGCGTGGCAAGTTCCTTTCCCGGACTGTGGGTGAAAATAATCGCTCAAAAATCCAGTCATGTACGTCGGTCCTGAAATCTGTCCTTTCCACTACGGGTGAAATTTCATTACTTTGGCAGGCACGAATCCggaattttttgttgacCTTGGGTACAACGGCGCACATTACAAAAATAGATCCTCTatattttggaattcaTTTAGAATATGCAAACTAG
- the cdt2 gene encoding WD repeat protein Cdt2: MVLDLPCIPEDVGGLKDITLAVNNSLPPTPDSSPAGTSKKHKLYDFLDFNGKSTKPKKRVLFDTSKKLHKPPVSPKKPSQLCKELLARQLGGTRSRISRIPSNRHVGNRLNLETFYSRPSECLMMLNQLPFCLGFAHNESLLAVCTETGALELFDSKYFARQNEENQPSARRLHGWLAHNNAIFNVNFSSDDSLLATSSGDQTAKVFDLATQQCITRLGRRGFEGYHSHSVKQVNFCDDSPYNIVTCSRDGSLIFWDMRTHGITVDGEHHQKPVLKIKKAHERQNRDCSVTSAVWLPNSTSQVVSSCSGNSTLKLWDLRNIHTVRPLPLSSTPGSKTSKRDYGITSVCASPAGDRVYAASRDNTVYEYSAQHLESGPYKMYNDPRLRISSFYVKIACSPDGSTLACGGGVQNENSGAILFDTTRDDSSSSAMLVGGHSKDVTAVDWSNDNQLASISDDGSVRVWNSSLHGTAANLREKNFSEIFYWGHSER, from the exons ATGGTTTTAGATTTACCCTGTATACCAGAAGATGTCGGCGGATTAAAAGACATTACTCTGGCTGTAAATAATTCTCTTCCTCCTACTCCGGATTCCTCGCCTGCTGGTACATCAAAGAAACATAAATTATACGATTTTCTGGACTTCAACGGGAAATCAacgaaaccaaagaaacgTGTGTTATTCGATACTTCTAAAAAATTACACAAGCCTCCCGTATCACCCAAGAAGCCTAGTCAGCTTTGTAAAGAGTTATTAGCTAGACAACTTGGAGGAACACGTTCTCGCATAAGTCGCATTCCTTCAAATC GCCATGTTGGAAATAGACTAAACTTAGAAACATTTTATTCTCGTCCTTCAGAATGCTTGATGATGCTCAATCAACTTCCATTTTGCCTTGGATTTGCACATAATGAATCGTTACTTGCCGTTTGCACCGAAACAGGTGCTTTAGAATTGTTTGATTCCAAATACTTTGCTCGgcaaaatgaagaaaatcaaccGTCAG CGCGTCGGCTTCATGGATGGCTCGCTCATAATAATGCTATTTTTAATGTTAATTTTTCAAGCGATGATTCTTTGCTCGCTACATCCTCTGGTGACCAAACAGCCAAAGTGTTCGATCTTGCGACACAGCAATGCATTACAAGGCTCGGCCGTAGAGGTTTCGAAGGCTACCATTCTCACTCGGTTAAACAAGTCAACTTTTGTGACGATTCCCCTTACAATATAGTTACCTGTTCTAGGGATGGATCACTCATTTTTTGGGATATGAGAACTCATGGTATAACTGTTGATGGCGAACATCATCAGAAACCCGTtcttaaaataaaaaaagctcATGAAAGGCAAAATAGAGACTGTTCGGTTACGTCGGCTGTCTGGTTGCCCAATTCTACTTCTCAAGTAGTGTCTTCATGTTCTGGAAACTCTACACTTAAATTGTGGGATCTTCGGAACATCCACACAGTTCGTCCActtcctctttcttctaCTCCTGGAAGTAAAACATCAAAACGCGATTATGGTATCACCAGTGTTTGTGCATCGCCCGCAGGAGATCGTGTTTATGCTGCTTCAAGAGACAACACAGTATACGAATACTCTGCTCAGCATTTAGAATCTGGGCCCTATAAAATGTACAATGACCCGAGATTGAggatttcttctttctatGTGAAAATTGCTTGTAGTCCTGATGGTTCGACTTTGGCCTGCGGAGGAGGTGtacaaaacgaaaatagCGGAGCAATACTTTTTGACACTACTCGGGACGATTCCTCCTCGTCTGCCATGCTGGTAGGTGGACATTCAAAAGATGTGACCGCAGTAGACTGGTCAAATGATAATCAGTTGGCAAGCATATCAGATGACGGAAGTGTTCGTGTTTGgaattcttctttgcaCGGTACAGCTGCTAATCTAAGAGAGAAGAACTTTTCAGAAATTTTCTATTGGGGACACAGCGAACGCTAA